The Myxococcaceae bacterium JPH2 genome has a window encoding:
- a CDS encoding CinA family nicotinamide mononucleotide deamidase-related protein encodes MRVELLCTGDELVTGLVTDTNSSYLEARLFDLGVKVGRVVLVGDVRSDIRDRLVEAADRADVVIVSGGLGPTADDFTLECAAEAAGVPLKNEPQVVRWLEERFAARGVPLNPSALRMARIPEGAQAIQNPVGSAPLVHLRIRNCEFFFLPGVPREYRALVDGEILPRLRAALESAPGRTFRAFRLLRTVSLSESMLDQTVMPLAPRHPHVVFGFRTHAPENHLKLMSEGASQREADAALDAAEAASRHVLGAHVFGVDGDEYAAVLVRMLAQVGATLAVAESCTGGLIAQQLTSVPGASNVFLGGAVVYSEKMKSAWVGVPAEVLERHSAVSSETALAMAEGVRAVTGATYGLSVTGYAGPGGGTQEDPVGTVYCGMAGPGVPARYERIFIHGDRERVRLFAASHSLEMLRRHLLTASATP; translated from the coding sequence ATGCGCGTCGAACTTCTGTGCACAGGTGACGAACTGGTCACTGGCCTCGTCACGGACACGAACAGCAGCTACCTGGAGGCCCGGCTCTTCGACCTGGGCGTGAAGGTGGGGCGAGTTGTGTTGGTGGGCGACGTGCGGTCGGACATCCGGGATCGATTGGTGGAGGCCGCCGACCGGGCGGACGTCGTCATCGTCTCTGGCGGATTGGGCCCCACTGCAGATGACTTCACCTTGGAGTGCGCGGCAGAGGCGGCGGGAGTACCGCTGAAGAACGAGCCCCAGGTCGTCCGGTGGTTGGAGGAGCGATTCGCGGCACGAGGAGTGCCCTTGAATCCGAGTGCCCTGCGGATGGCGCGGATTCCCGAGGGGGCTCAGGCCATCCAGAATCCCGTGGGCTCGGCACCCCTGGTCCACCTGCGCATCCGGAACTGCGAGTTCTTCTTTCTCCCCGGTGTTCCTCGCGAGTATCGAGCGCTCGTTGATGGCGAAATCCTCCCTCGACTCCGCGCGGCCTTGGAATCCGCTCCGGGGCGCACCTTCCGAGCCTTCCGCTTGTTGCGCACGGTCTCCCTGTCTGAGTCGATGCTGGATCAGACCGTGATGCCGCTGGCACCACGGCATCCCCACGTCGTCTTCGGGTTCCGCACACACGCACCAGAGAACCATCTGAAGCTGATGTCGGAGGGCGCTTCGCAGCGCGAGGCGGATGCTGCGCTGGATGCCGCGGAGGCCGCATCTCGACACGTGCTCGGGGCGCATGTCTTCGGCGTGGACGGCGATGAGTACGCCGCGGTGCTCGTGCGGATGTTGGCGCAAGTCGGCGCGACCCTGGCCGTGGCGGAGAGCTGCACTGGCGGACTCATCGCGCAGCAGCTCACGAGCGTCCCAGGGGCAAGTAACGTCTTCCTGGGGGGGGCTGTCGTGTACTCGGAAAAGATGAAGTCCGCCTGGGTGGGCGTTCCCGCCGAGGTCCTCGAGCGGCACTCCGCCGTGTCGTCGGAGACGGCTCTGGCGATGGCCGAGGGTGTTCGCGCTGTGACTGGAGCCACGTATGGCCTGTCGGTGACAGGGTATGCGGGGCCGGGCGGTGGAACCCAAGAAGACCCGGTCGGGACGGTGTATTGCGGGATGGCCGGGCCCGGGGTGCCGGCGCGATATGAGCGCATCTTCATTCATGGCGATCGCGAGCGTGTGCGCCTCTTTGCTGCCTCTCACTCTCTGGAAATGTTGCGGCGGCACCTGCTGACCGCGTCTGCCACCCCATGA
- a CDS encoding AAC(3)-I family aminoglycoside N-acetyltransferase produces the protein METPPLMLKRLAPSDVELMHGMLAVFGEAFEDVETYGRARPSADYFGRLLSGDSFIALVAMDEGTVVGGLAAYELRKFEQERSEIYIYDLAVASSHRRRGIATALIRELQQLGAERGAYVVFVQADHGDEPAIALYTSLGTREDVLHFDIPVETRTR, from the coding sequence ATGGAGACGCCCCCTTTGATGCTCAAACGCCTGGCCCCGTCCGATGTCGAGCTGATGCACGGCATGCTGGCCGTATTCGGCGAGGCCTTTGAAGACGTCGAGACGTATGGCCGAGCGCGTCCGAGTGCCGACTACTTTGGGCGCTTGCTCTCGGGAGACTCATTCATTGCCCTCGTGGCGATGGACGAGGGGACGGTCGTGGGTGGGCTGGCGGCATACGAACTGCGGAAGTTCGAGCAAGAGCGCAGCGAAATCTACATCTACGACCTCGCAGTGGCGTCATCGCATCGTCGCCGAGGCATTGCGACAGCGTTGATTCGAGAACTCCAGCAACTCGGTGCCGAGCGAGGGGCCTATGTCGTGTTCGTCCAGGCCGACCACGGAGACGAACCGGCCATTGCGCTCTACACGAGCCTCGGCACGCGAGAAGATGTGTTGCACTTCGACATCCCGGTGGAGACGCGGACTCGTTAG